The following coding sequences are from one Polyodon spathula isolate WHYD16114869_AA chromosome 7, ASM1765450v1, whole genome shotgun sequence window:
- the LOC121318605 gene encoding protein bicaudal D homolog 1-like, with amino-acid sequence MKDEIREYKFRETRLLQDYTELEEENIMLQKLVSTLKQNQVEYEGLKHEIKCLEEETVLLNSQLEDALRLKEISESQLEEALDTLKNEREQKNNLRKELSQYISMSNSMYSTHLSISVDGLKFNEEANNGTPNNEDKCNGHVHGPLVKLNGDYRGSTSRKGEVLHPVSDLFSELNLSEMQKLKQQLLQVEREKSNLLSNLQESQTQLEHTKGALTEQHERIHRLTEHVNSMKTLHSNKELLETEKSSCEASQEGHDYEVDINGLEILECKYKVAVTEVIDLKAEIKALKEKYNKCLESYTDEKTKGESKIQVLDEQVARLEKTNKECEEQISCLERELQTVMGMANENHNTLNTAQDELVTFSEELAQLYHHVCLCNNETPNRVMLDYYRQSRVTRSGSLKGSDDPRGLLSPRLARRVMVTPSEHRNPVEQAPKDTSEASKEQSQSPTRTPIVSPVITAPPSSPVTESTDLRKEPMNIYNLNAIIRDQIKHLQKAVDRSLLLSRQRAAARELAPMIDKDKEAVMEEILKLKSLLSTKREQIATLRLVLKANKQTAEIALANLKSKYENETSMVMETMVKLRNELKALKEDAATFSSLRAMFATRCDEYVTQLDEMQRQLAAAEDEKKTLNSLLRIAIQQKLALTQRLEDLEFDHEQTRRTKGKATKIKSSTPKIVSSLLPQYRHSPHN; translated from the exons ATGAAGGATGAGATTCGAGAGTACAAGTTTCGGGAGACGAGGCTCCTGCAGGACTAcacagagctggaggaggagaacaTCATGTTGCAGAAACTGGTCTCCACCCTCAAGCAGAACCAG GTAGAGTACGAAGGGCTGAAGCACGAGATCAAATGCCTGGAGGAGGAGACGGTGCTTCTCAATAGCCAGCTGGAAGACGCGCTGCGCCTGAAGGAGATCTCGGAGAGCCAGCTGGAGGAAGCCCTGGACACACTGAAGAACGAGCGTGAGCAGAAGAACAACCTGCGCAAGGAGCTATCGCAGTACATCAGCATGAGCAACAGCATGTACAGCACCCACCTCAGCATCTCCGTCGATGGGCTCAAGTTCAACGAGGAGGCCAACAACGGCACGCCCAACAACGAGGACAAGTGCAACGGGCACGTCCACGGCCCGCTGGTCAAGCTTAACGGAGACTACCGGGGCTCCACTTCCAGGAAAGGAGAGGTGCTCCACCCTGTCTCCGACCTCTTCAGCGAACTCAACCTCTCCGAGATGCAGAAGCTCAAACAGCAGCTGCTACAG GTGGAGCGAGAGAAATCCAACCTCCTGTCCAACCTCCAGGAGTCTCAAACTCAGCTGGAGCACACCAAGGGGGCTCTGACGGAGCAACATGAGCGCATACACCGCTTGACCGAGCACGTCAACTCTATGAAGACGCTGCATAGCAACAAGGAGCTCCTGGAGACGGAGAAATCGTCCTGCGAAGCCTCCCAGGAGGGCCATGACTACGAAGTGGACATCAACGGGCTGGAGATCCTGGAGTGCAAGTACAAGGTGGCCGTCACCGAGGTCATCGACCTTAAGGCCGAGATCAAAGCCCTGAAGGAGAAGTACAACAAGTGCTTGGAGAGCTACACGGACGAGAAGACCAAGGGGGAGAGCAAGATCCAGGTGCTGGACGAGCAGGTGGCCAGGCTGGAGAAGACCAACAAGGAGTGCGAGGAGCAGATCTCTTGCCTGGAAAGAGAACTGCAGACGGTGATGGGGATGGCCAACGAGAACCACAACACCCTCAACACAGCCCAGGATGAGCTGGTGACCTTTAGCGAGGAGCTGGCCCAGCTCTACCATCACGTCTGCCTTTGCAACAATGAGACGCCCAACAGGGTGATGCTAGACTATTACAGGCAGAGCCGAGTGACCCGCAGCGGGAGCCTAAAAGGGTCTGATGACCCCAGGGGACTTTTATCTCCACGGCTGGCACGCCGGGTCATGGTGACCCCATCGGAACACAGGAATCCAGTTGAACAAGCTCCAAAGGACACCAGCGAAGCCAGCAAAGAGCAAAGCCAGAGTCCCACTCGGACCCCCATAGTTTCCCCCGTGATAACCGCCCCGCCCTCCTCTCCTGTCACAGAGTCCACCGACCTCCGCAAGGAGCCTATGAACATTTACAACCTCAACGCCATCATCCGAGACCAGATCAAGCACCTGCAGAAAGCCGTGGACCGGTCCCTCCTGCTCTCTAGACAGCGCGCAGCGGCGAGGGAGCTGGCCCCCATGATCGATAAAGACAAGGAGGCGGTGATGGAAGAGATCCTAAAGTTAAAATCGCTGCTTAGCACAAAGCGGGAGCAGATAGCCACATTGCGCTTAGTCCTGAAAGCCAACAAACAG ACAGCTGAAATTGCTCTCGCCAACCTGAAAAGCAAATATGAAAACGAGACGTCAATGGTGATGGAAACCATGGTGAAACTCCGAAACGAGCTGAAGGCCTTGAAGGAAGATGCGGCCACCTTCTCCTCCCTGAGAGCCATGTTTGCCACCAG GTGTGATGAGTACGTCACCCAGCTGGATGAGATGCAGAGGCAGCTGGCCGCAGCGGAGGATGAGAAGAAGACCCTGAATTCTCTGCTCCGCATAGCCATCCAGCAGAAACTGGCCCTGACCCAGCGGCTGGAGGACCTGGAGTTCGACCACGAGCAGACGCGCCGCACCAAGGGCAAGGCCACCAAGATCAAGAGCAGCACCCCCAAA